CGCGCCCCAGCCGGAGGCGAAGATGCCTGAGCCGCGCACGACGCCGTCCGGATTGATGCCATTGACGCGGATGCCGAACTCGCCGAGCTCAACAGCCAGCAGACGCACCTGATGGGCCTGGTCGGCCTTGGTCGCCGAGTAGGCGATGTTGTTCGGCCCGGCGAAGACGGAGTTCTTCGAGGAGATGTAGATGATGTCGCCGCCGAGCTTCTGGTCGATGAGCACCTTGGCAGCGGCCTTCGACACGAGGAAGGAGCCCTTCGCCATGACGTCGTGCTGCAGGTCCCAGTCCTTCTCGGTGGTCTCCAGCAGCGGCTTCGACAGCGAGAGCCCGGCGTTGTTGACGACGAGGTCCACGCCGCCGAAGGCGAGCACGGCATCGTTCAGCGCTGCCTGCACGGCGTCAGCATCCGCGACGTTGGCGGCGACGCCGATCGCGACGTCTGTGCCCCCGAGTTCGGCGGCGGCGGCCTGCGCCTTCTCGAGGTCGAGGTCGGCGACGACGACGCACGCGCCCTCCGCGGCGAGACGGGTGGCGATGGCCTTGCCGATGCCGGATGCCGCGCCCGTGACGAACGCGATGCGGCCCTGGTGCGACTTCGGCTTCGGCATCCGCTGCAGCTTCGCCTCCTCCAGCGCCCAGTACTCGATGTTGAACTTCTCGGCATCCGAGATGGGCGAGTACGTGGAGAGCGCCTCCGCACCGCGCATGACGTTGATGGCATTGACGTAGAACTCGCCGGCCACGCGTGCGGTCTGCTTGTTCGCACCGTACGAGAACATGCCGACGCCGGGGATGAGGACGATCAACGGGTCGGCGCCACGGATCGCCGGGCTCTCGGCCGTCGCGTGCGCGTCGTAGTACGCCTGGTAGCCGGCCCGGTACTCGGTGTGCAGTTCGTGCAGGCGCGCGATCTGCTCGTCGACGGACGCCGTGCGGGGAAGGTCGAGGATGAGCGGCTTGACCTTCGTGCGAAGGAAGTGGTCGGGGCAGCTGGTGCCCAGCGCGGCCAGGGTCGGCGCGTTCTCGGATGCCAGGAAGTCGAGCACGACGTCCGAATCGGTGAAGTGACCGACCATCGGCTTGTCCGTCGACGCGATGCCGCGGATCGTACCGGCGAGCGCGGCCGCGCGCTCGCGCCGCTCCTCCGCCGGCAACGCTTCGAATCCCGCCCGCACGCCGCCGAACGGGTCGGTCTTCCCGTTCGCGTCGATGTAGGCGGCGGCGGTGTCGATGATCCACAGCGAGTTGGCTTCCGCCTCCTCGGAAGTGTCGCCCCATGCAGTGATGCCGTGGCCGCCGAGGATCGTTCCGATCGCGTGCGGGTTCGCCTTCTTGATCTCCGCGATGTCGAGGCCGAGCTGGAAGCCGGGGCGGCGCCACGGGACCCAGACGACCTTGTCGCCGAAGATCTTCGCGGTCAGTTCCTCACCGTCGGCGGCCGTGGCGATAGCGATGCCGGAGTCGGGATGCAGGTGATCGACGTGTGCAGCATCCACAAGTCCGTGCATGGCGGTGTCGATGGACGGTGCGGCGCCGCCCTTGCCGTGCAGGCAGTAGTCGAACGCGGCGACCATCTCGTCTTCGCGGTCGATTCCGGGGTAGACGTCGACGAGGGCGCGGAAGCGGTCGAGTCGCAGGACTGCGAGGCCCTGCTCCTTCAGCGTGCCGAGGTCTCCGCCGGAGCCCTTGACCCACAGCAGCTCGACGGGCTGGCCGGTGACAGGGTCGGTCTCGGTGCCCTTGGCTGAGGTGTTGCCGCCGGCGTAGTTCGTGTTCTTCGGATCTGCGCCGAGGCGGTTGCTGCGCGCGATGAGGGCGGCTGCGGTGGATTCAGGCATGCGTGGTCCTTGGGTCGATTCAATGAGCGAGGGTCTCGTCATCCGCAGGCGCGGTGACGGGGCTGTGGGGAAGGCGACGGATGCGGTCGGCGAACCGATCGATGGATGCCGTGGCCGACGCCAGCTCGGGACGGTTGAGGTGCCCGTGGGTCGTGCCCGGTTCGGTGGAGACATCGACCTCGACACCGGCGGCGTCGAGCGCACGGGCGAAGGCCTCGCCGGACACGCGGAGCTCGTCGGTCTCGTCGTTGATCATGATCGTCGCCGGGAACCCGGTCAGCTCGGAGGTGGAAGCGGTGCCGGGGATCGCGTACACGTCAGCACCCTGAGCGGGTCCGCCGAGGTAGTTCTCGTACATACCGAGCACCGCGTCAGGTCCGAAGCGGTCCGACTCCGGATCGGCATCGAGCAGTGCCCGCATCACGGCATCCGGGGCATCCTGCACCGCGTGGAGGGTCGGATAGGCGAGCACCGCGAGAGCAGGCGCCGGGCCGCCGGCATGCGTCAGGCGCAGCGCGGCGCCCGCGGCCAGGTTCCCGCCCGCGCTCGCGCCGCCGAGCGCCCACGCGCCGTCGGCGAGACCGGAGCCGAGCGCCCACCGGAACGCGAAGACGATCTCATCGTGCGCCACCGGGTAGTGCACGCCGCCGCGGCCCGGTAGGCCGAGCAGGTCGTTCCGCACGGCCGACGTCGGAGCGAGGTGGTAGTCCACGCTCACGACGGCGATCCCGCGCTCGGCGAACGAGCGGCTCACCCAGTCGCCCTCCGGCATGTCGAGCTCGCCACCGGCGAACCCCCCGCCGTGCACCCAGACCAGGCCGGGCCCGGTGGCTGCGGACGGTGCGTACGTGCGGACCCGGAGTGAACCGTGCGGGCCATCCAGCTCGCGTTCGGCGACCTCGATGTGTGCGCTCATCGGGTCAGGCGCCCCAGCCGGCCTGAACGCCACCGACGCGGTCGGCCGCGATCTTCGCCTGGTACCCGGAAGCGGCGTATGCGGCCATCGGATCGCCGGCGAGGCCGCGGGACTCGCGCCATGCGGCGAGCTCCGGACGGACGTCGGTGTAGAACGCGTCCATGAACACGGCATTGGCGGCGAGCACGTCGCCCGACTTCTGAGCTGCGGTCAGAGCATCCTTGTCGACGAGCAGTGCTCGGGCGGTCATCTCCTGCACATTCAGCACTGAGCGGATCTGGCCGGGGATCTTGTCCTCGACGTTGTGGCACTGGTCGAGCATGAACGCCACGTCGGGGTTGTTCAGGCCGCCGCCGCGGATGACCTCGAACAGGATGCGGAACAGCTGGAACGGGTCGGCAGCGCCCACGATCAGATCATCGTCCGCGTAGAAGCGGGAGTTGAAGTCGAATGAACCCAGCTTGCCGAGGCGCAGCAGCTGCATGACGATGAACTCGATGTTCGTGCCTGGAGCGTGGTGGCCGGTGTCGAGGCACACCATCGCCTTGTCGCCGAGCGTGCTCACCTGGGCGTATGACGTTCCCCAGTCGGGAACGTCGGTGTGGTAGAAAGCGGGCTCGAAGAACTTGTACTCCAGCACCAGGCGCTGGTCGTCGCCGAGGCGCGCGTAGATCTTCTGGAGCGACTCGTTCAGGCGGTCCTGACGGCCGCGGAGATCGGCCTGGCCCGGGTAGTTCGAGCCTTCGGCGAGCCAGATCTTCAGGTCGCGGGAACCGGTCGCATCCATGACGTCGATGCACGCGAGGTGATGATCGATCGCCTTCTGGCGGACCGCGGCGTCCTCATGCGTGAGCGCTCCGAACTTGTACTCGTCGTCCTGGAACGTGTTGGAGTTCACGGTGCCGAGTGCGACGCCCAGATCCTCCGCGTGCTTGCGGAGGTCGTCGTAGGAGTCGACGAGGTCCCATGGGATGTGCAGAGCGACGGCCGGTGCGAGCGCGGTGTACTTGTTCACCTGCGCGGCATCCGCGATCTTCTCCCAGGGGTCGCGCGGGGTGCCGGGTGTGCCGAACACCTTGAAGCGGGTGCCCGAGTTGCCGAAGGCCCACGAGGGGAGTTCGATGGACTGCTTCTCGAGTTCCGAGAGGATGGCGGGGGTGAGGGTGGTCACGATGCACTGCTTCCTTCGTCGAACGCGGTCGCTGCGGCGACCTCGGTGGTGGTGGCGGACAGTTGATCCGCGAGGTTGAAGACTTCGGTGAGTGGGGATGCCGCCTGATCGGGCCGGCCTTCGAGATCGACGAAGAACTGTGCCATCTCCGCCTCCCAGCGGGTGGCGATCTCGGACCGTGCGAGGTAGTCCTGTGCGGCCGCGTCGTCATCCGTCTCGTAATAGCCGACCAGGGTGCCGCCGTCGCCGAGGAACAGCGAATAGTTGCGGCGACCGGATACGGCGATCTCGGCGAGCATCTCGGGCCAGACGGGGGAATGGCGCGCAAGGTACTCGTCGAGCAGTTCTGGGCGGACCCTCAGCTGAAAGCACACGCGGGTGGCGGCTGTCATCGGTGACGTGCTCCTTGGTCCGAATGGGTTGCGTGAATCGTTTCAACAATAGATCGATGAGGCGTCGTGCGCAACATTGACGACGGTCGCGGTACGGTTTCACTCCGACGGGCGGAATCTTTTCGTCTTCGAGCCGACGCGAAGGAGCGGGTGTGCAACATCAGGAGCGGGCGCTGGCCGCATACGTGGAGCAGGTCGCCGAAGACCCGGAGACACTCGGTGTCGTTCTGATCGGCTCGCTCGCCCGCGGGGTCGAACGCGAGGACTCCGATGTCGATGTCTACCTCGTGGTGACGGCTGAGGCGTTCGCATGCTCGACGGCCGTCGACCGATGGGCATGGATCGATCGTCAGGGTCTCGACTACCCGGGCTCGTACATCGACGTGAAGCTCTGCGATCTCGACTACCTCCGCACTGCTGTCCTCAGAGCTGACGATCCGACGCGCGCCTCGTTCGCGGGCGCCAGGGTCGCATACAGTCGTGCCGACGAGATCCCGGATCTCGTTGCCGCGATCAGCGTGCTCGACGACGCGGCCTGGGCCGGGCGCATCCGCTCCCACCTCGCGCAGGCGCACCTGCACGGCGGCTACTTCCTCCGGCAGGCGGACGAGCACGGTGACCTGTTCCTGCTCCAGCACGCCTCGCTGCATCTCCTGCTCGCCGCTGCGCGCGCCGCGCTGGCGTCGGCGCACCGGCTGATGCCGGGGCCGAAGTACATCCACAAGCTGGTCCGCGAAGTGCCGAGCCCCGCGGAATTCGTCGTCGCGTGGGACGAGGCCTTGGAGAAGCCGGGCATCGCGACCGCGAACGCGCTCCTCGCCGTCCTCGACGAGTGGCTCGGCCGAGGACAGTCCCGCGACGAATCCCTCTCGATCTTCATCCGCGACAATGAGCTGGCGTGGCTGCGCGGGACAGTCCCGGCCGAGTACTTCTGACACCACTCAGCCCTTGACTGCTCCGCTGGTCATGCCCGCGACGATCTGCCTGTTAAAGAAGATGTACATCACCAGCGGCGGGATCGTGATGAGCAGGATGTTCATGAACAGCAGATTCCACTGGCTCAGGCTCTGGCTCTGGAAGTTGTAGAGCGTCAGCTGCACCGTGGCGTTCGCGTCTCCCGGCAGGAAGTACAGCGGACCGGTGAAGTCGTTGAAGACCGCGACCGACTGCACGACGATCACCGTGATGGCGACGGGTTTGAGCAGCGGCATCACCACGGTGAAGAAGAGCCGCAACGGGCCGGCGCCGTCGATCACGGCCGCCTCATCCAGCTCGCGCGGGATCGTGGAGATGAACGCGCGGAACAGCAGGATGCAGAAGCTCAGACCGAACGTCGCCTCGATGAGGATCATTCCCGGCATCGTCTTGAACAGCCCGATGCCCTGCAGGACCCAGATCGTGGGAACGACGGCGGGCGGGACGATGAGGCCGGCCAGCACGAACACGTTGATCACATGGTTCCAGCGGGACTTGCGGCGCTGAAGGATGTAGCCGACCATCGCGGCGAAAACGACCATGATCGCCACGCTCGCGACCGTGAGCACGGTGGAGTTGATGAACGCCGTCACCAGCATCCAGTCCCGCGTCTCGAGGACCGTGACGATGTTCTCCCAGAGGAACCAACCCTGAGCCGGGAGCGAGAACTCGAACAGAGAGGCCTCGGCCGGGTTCTTCACAGCGGTGAGGAAGATGAACGCGAACGGGACGATGAAGATGATGATCGAAGCAAGGATTGCGATGATGCCGACCACATAGCGTGAGAAGAAGCGCCGCGCCGTCATCGGGCGACGTCCGGCACGGGAGATCTTCGACTTCGACGAGCCGGCCGTTGTGATCGCTCTCGTGAGAGTCATTGCTCCACCTGCCTCTTGTTCAGGATGTACTGGATGGGCACGATGATCGCCGTCACGACCAGGAACAGCACGACGTTGCCCGCAGTGGACAGCCCGTAGAACCCGGCTTGGTACTGCTTGTAGATCACCGACGCGATCACGTCGCTCGTGAAGCCCGGGCCACCCTTGGTCATGGCCCAGATGAGCTCGAACGAGCGCAGGCCGCCGATGAGGGAGAGCAGGATGACAGTCGCCGTCGCGGGCTGCACGAGCGGCAGCGTGATGTTCCTGAACCGCTGCCACGCACTCGCCCCGTCGACCTTGGCGGCTTCGAAGTACTCCTGCGGGATGGCCACGAGCCCGGCGATGAAGATCAGCGTTGCGATGCCGACGCCTTTCCAGACGTCGACGAGAGCGACGGACAGCAGCGCCCATGCGGGATCGGTCAGCCATCCGGGCCCCTGGATGCCGAGCGTCGCCAGCGTCTGGTTGATGAGTCCGTCGAACGGATCCATCAGCACCTTGAAGGCGATGCCGATGCCGACCGTCGAGACGAGCACGGGGAAGAAGATCGTGGACCGGAGATATCCGCGTCCGAGAATCGATCCGGTGAGCAGCAGCGCGAGCGCGAGGCCGAGAACGACCTTCAGCGCCGAAGTGACGAAGCCGTAGACGAAGGTGTTCACGAAGCCCTGGATGAGCATGGGTTCGGTGAAGAACTGCACGTAGTTGTCGAACCCGATGAACTCGATGTCGAACAGCGACCAGCGGGTGAGACTGAAGTAGAACGAGGCGAAGGTCGGGACGGCGAAGAGGACGATGTAGAGCGCTGCCGACGGGATGTAGAACCACGTCGGATACGAGCTCCTGATGCCCTTTCGCCCGCGAGGCGCGGCTTTGGCTGCAGGCGGTGCTGCGATTGCTGTCATGAGTCTCTCCGATCAGTGAAGCGATTGGCGGGGTGTGGGCGAGCTCTATGCCCGCCCACACCTTCGAGATCAGCGGGTGATCACCAGCCGTCGAGTCCCAGCTGCTGGGCCTGCTTCTTCACGTCTTCGTCGTAGAGTGCGGCGCCGTCTTCGGCGGGACGGATGCCGCTGCCGACCTCGACCGTGATGTTCTCGAGGTTCGGACCCTTGATGGGGGAGAGGAACTCGAGGGCGGGGTTGGTGTTGCCCTCGTCGAAGTACACCTGCATGTCCTTCAGAAGCCCGGGGACGTCGTCGGGCAGGGTGCACGAGTCGATCGCGTAGGGGCCGGAAGGCACCATGGCCGTGTTCTGGACGTCGCAGCCTGCCGAGGAGTTGATGAACGCCACGAACTTCTTCGCGGCCTCGAGCTTGTCGCCCTCCGTCGTCTTCGGGATGTAGACGGCGTTCGGCAGCCACACCGTCAGCTTCGTGTCCTCCGCCTTCTGCGCGGGCAGCGCGAAGACGCCGATGTTCTCCAGCTCATCCGGGAAGTTCTGCTGGAACGTCGAGACGATGCCGGTCAGGATCGGGTAGTGCGCGCCCTCGCCCGTGGCGACCATCCGCGCTCCGTCGTCGTAGAGCGCGGATGCGAAGTCCTCGTTCCACCAGTCGGACTCGAAGCCGACCTGCTGGTTGAGGAAGCCCTGTGATGCCGGCTCGTCCACGTACTTGCGCTCGCCCGCGGTGTACTCCTCGCCCCACTCAGGGTCCTGCGCGAGAACGTTTCCGAAGTCGCCGAGGATGAACAACTGGCTCGTCCACGTGTCGCCGTACGTCTGGATGACCGGGGCGATGCCCGCCGCCTTGATCGCCTCGTTGTTGGCGGCGAACTCGTCCCAGGATGTGGGGATCTCGAGCCCGAGGTCCGCGTAGATCTTCTTGTTGTAGACCACGGCGCCGGCCTGCGTGGCACCGAACGGCGCGCCGTAGACGCCGTTGTCCGTCGAGACGACCGCGGCCATCCCTTCCTGCATGTCGCCGACCCAGGACTCGTCCGACAGTGGCGCAAGGTTCTGGTCGGGGTTCAGCGCCTGGAACAGGGATCCTGAGTTGTACCAGAAGACGTCGGACATCTCTCCGGTCGCGAGTTTGGTCTTCATCAGGTTGTCGCCCTCGGTGCCGGCGGGTTGGGATTCGACCTTGACCGTGATGTCCGGGTTCTCGTCTTCGAAGGCGGCGATCATCGCCTCGGCTGACTCGACGTTGGTGCCGGCGTTGGGCACGAGGAAAGTGATCTCGGTGCCGCCTTCACCGCCGCCGTCGCCGCCGGAACTGCAGGCGGCGAGCGGGAGGGCAAGGGCCGCGACGCCGACTGCGGCGAGGAGAACCCTTCGGGTACGGGTGCTGTTCATCCTTTTACCTCCATGTAAAAGCTGACTCCTGGTTGCGACCTCGGCTATGAGGCCATGTACGGTTGAAGGAGATGCATTGAATCCATTCAACTTCCCGTACGGTACGACGATCTCGGTCGAGAGTCAACGGTGTCAGCCGAGGTTCTTCCGAGATGTCATCGCGGACGCGGAAGGATTGACGGCATGTCGATTGAACCGTTTTAAATAGTTCTTGACATTTCGTCGTGAATCGTTTCAGGATTTGGAACGCGTGTTGCGATGAAGCACGCACGAAAGGAAACCAGCCATGACGGCGACCCCGGAAAGCACGCGACTCGACACCGACACGGTCGTCACCGGCCTGCGTTCTCAGCACGGCGATGGACTGCTGGGAGTTCCGTGGAACGGCCTCCGGCTCACCTGGCGTTCCGCCAGTACCCGCCCGGGGGCGGGCCAGGTCGCGTACCAGCTCGCCACGGGGCAGCCCGGGGTCGATCTCGTCGCCGGCGACATCGTCGTCGGCGCGGAGTCGGTCGCGGTACCGGTCGGAGACCTCGAGCCGGGCGAACAGCACAGCTTCGCCGTGCGGGTGGCGACGGATGCGGGGTGGACCCAGTGGAGTGAACCGCTCATCGTCGAGACCGGAGCCGCATCAGCCGACATCCGCGCCGCCGTCATCGGAATCGCGACCGCGGTGGAGGGGGCGAGCGCCGTGCTGCGCACCACCTTCACGATCGGCACCGTCCCGGAGCGGGCACGACTGCGTCTGAGCGCACTGGGCCTGGTTGATGCCTGGATCAACGGTCGACGCGCGACCAGCGCCGTCCTCACGCCGGGGTGGACCTCCTATCAGGAGCGAGTGCTGCTGGACACGGTCGATGTCAGCGACATCCTCCACGAGGGTGAGAACACGATCGTGCTCGTCGTCGGCGATGGCTGGTACCGCGGCCGGATGGGCTTCGCGAACCGCACGGGGATCTACGGCGACCGCTCAGGAGCGATCGCGCAGATCGACTCCGAGCTCGGCATCCATGCGGCGACGGATGAGACATGGCGGGGTGGGTTCGGGGCGATCCGTTCCGCGAGCATCTACGACGGCACGACCACTGACCTCCGCGAGGCGCCCATCGGCGTCCACGGTGCGGACTTCGACGACAGCGCGTGGCAGACGGCCGAGGTGATCGAGTCCGACCTCTCGCGGTTCGAGCCGCGCTCCGCCCCGCCGATCCGCATCGTCGCCGAGCGGGAGATGACGCGCACGGAGCGAGAGGGCGCCGACCGATCACGCACGGTGCAGTTCGACGCCGGACAGAACGTCTCCGGCTGGGTGCGACTGGTGGTCCGTGGATCCGCGGGCGATGTCATCACCGTGAAGCACGCCGAGATCCTCGAGCCGTCCGGCGATCTGCACACCGCCGCCCTGCGCAGCGCGAAGGCCACCGACGAGTACACCCTGGACCGCGACGGCGAGCACACGCTGGAGCCGCAGTTCACCTTCCACGGATTCCAGCACGCAGAGGTCCACGGCGCGGCAGAGGTCGTGTCTGCCACGGCGGTCGCGATCTCCAGTGATCTGCCCGCGCGTTCCTCGTTCCGTTCGGCGTCGCCCGCGCTCGACCAGTTCCATTCGAACGTGTTCTGGTCGCAGCGCGACAACTTCCTCTCGGTCCCGACCGACTGCCCGCAACGCGACGAACGCCTGGGCTGGACCGGTGACGCGCAGGCGTTCGCCGCCACCGCGAGCACGCTGATGGATGCTGAAGCATTCTGGCTGAACTGGCTGCGTGATCTGGAAGCCGATCAGACCGATGAGGGCGGCGTGGCATCCGTCGTTCCGGACATCATCCGCCGTGAGGACATGCGCATGGGCGGCCCCACCGTGGACAACATGGGACGCGCGGGCTGGGCGGATGCTGCGACCATCGTGCCGTGGGCCGTCTACGAGTCCACCGGCAGTACCGAGGCACTGGTGCAGCAGCTCGACAGCATGCGTCGCTGGGTGGAGCATCTGCGCCGCCGTGCCGGCGCAGATGTGGTGCTCCCCACCGAGCCCTTCCAGTACGGTGACTGGCTCGACCCCGACGCGCCGGGCGCGCAGCCGTGGAAGGCCAAGGTCTCGAGCGACTACGTCGCCAATGCGTTCTATGTTCACTCCGCTCGGCTCCTGGCGCGCGCGGAGCGGCTCGTCGGCGATCCGGATCGCGCCGCCGAGTACGACGCGCTCGCCGATCGGGTGGCTGAGGTCACCTGGCAGCAGTGGGGCGCCGATGCGATCAGCACGCAGACCGGGGCGGCGCTCGCGCTGGAGTTCCGGATCGCGCCGGACGCTGAGCGTGCCGCGATCGCTGACCGGCTGGCGGAGAACGTGCGGGCAGAGGCGGGCCGCATATCGACGGGCTTCCTCGGCACGCCCCTCGTGCTCTTCGCCCTGTCGAACTCCGGTCACCTCGACGAGGCCTTCCTGATGCTGCTGCGCCGTGAGGCGCCGAGCTGGCTCTATCAGGTCGACCGCGGCGCGACCACCGTATGGGAGCGCTGGGACGCGATCCTCCCGGATGGGCGGATCCACGCCGGGGACATGGATGCCGGATCCAGCGAGGGCGGCGGCAGCATGCTGTCGTTCAATCATTACGCCTACGGCGCGATGATCGACTGGGTCTACCGGACCGTCGGCGGTCTCGCACCGGCAGAGCCCGGCTATCGAGTGACACGGATCGCACCGCGGCCCGCCGTCGGACTGGAGAATGCTGCGGCCTCGGTCGACACGGCCTACGGTCGTCTGGCGATCGACTGGCGACTGGACGACGGCGCGTTGCACGCGACGCTCGACGTGCCGTTCGGTGTCAACGCGCTGCTGGATCTGCCGACGACATCAGAATCCGTCGTCACCGTCGACGGCGCTCCGGCACCCGAGACGCTCGGCAGCGGAACGCACGAGATCACGGTGACCGCACCCGCGGTCGCCGCGCAGGGATGAACGACGAGGAGAATGAACCATGACCGCACCGGTCATCGAGCGCATCAGTGTCGACGCGCCTTACGGAAGCGACAGCGTCGCGGACCCGAAGCCGGCCATCGGCTGGGTGACGCAGAGCGTGAGCGGCGGGTGGCTGCAGGCCGCCGCCGAACTCGAACTGCGCGGCGAGGCGGACGAGGTGCAGACGCACGTCGTGACCGGGCGTGATTCCGTCCGTGTGGCGTGGCCGTTCCGACCGCTGCTGCCACGTGAGCAGGTCGAGCTGCGCGTGCGGGTCACCGGTCAGGACGGCATCGCATCCGAGTGGAGCGCGCCGCGGCGCATCGTCGCCGGGTTCCTCGCCGACGGTGAATGGGACGCGCAGACGATCGCCGTCCTCGAACCGGCCGTCGAAGCGGAGGCCGCCGTACTGAGGCGCGAGTTCACCGTCGATGGCGACGTGCGCCGGGCCACCCTTTATGCCACCGCCGTCGGCGTCTATCAGGCTGCCATCAATGGCGAAGACGTCGACGACCACGTGCTCAAACCCGGCTGGACGCCGTTCGATCAGCGCACTGTGCATGAGAGCACAGACGTCACATCCAGACTGGTCGATGGTGTGAACGCGATCGCGGTGCGGATCGCCGGGGCGTGGGCGACGGAGCGCTACGGCTTCCGGGATGAGGCCCGGATCGTGTACTCCGACCAGCCGCGCTTCGCCGCCCAGTT
The DNA window shown above is from Microbacterium murale and carries:
- a CDS encoding bifunctional aldolase/short-chain dehydrogenase, which translates into the protein MPESTAAALIARSNRLGADPKNTNYAGGNTSAKGTETDPVTGQPVELLWVKGSGGDLGTLKEQGLAVLRLDRFRALVDVYPGIDREDEMVAAFDYCLHGKGGAAPSIDTAMHGLVDAAHVDHLHPDSGIAIATAADGEELTAKIFGDKVVWVPWRRPGFQLGLDIAEIKKANPHAIGTILGGHGITAWGDTSEEAEANSLWIIDTAAAYIDANGKTDPFGGVRAGFEALPAEERRERAAALAGTIRGIASTDKPMVGHFTDSDVVLDFLASENAPTLAALGTSCPDHFLRTKVKPLILDLPRTASVDEQIARLHELHTEYRAGYQAYYDAHATAESPAIRGADPLIVLIPGVGMFSYGANKQTARVAGEFYVNAINVMRGAEALSTYSPISDAEKFNIEYWALEEAKLQRMPKPKSHQGRIAFVTGAASGIGKAIATRLAAEGACVVVADLDLEKAQAAAAELGGTDVAIGVAANVADADAVQAALNDAVLAFGGVDLVVNNAGLSLSKPLLETTEKDWDLQHDVMAKGSFLVSKAAAKVLIDQKLGGDIIYISSKNSVFAGPNNIAYSATKADQAHQVRLLAVELGEFGIRVNGINPDGVVRGSGIFASGWGANRAATYGVEEKDLGQFYANRTILKREVVPENVADAVYVLTGPELSRTTGLHIPVDSGVAAAFLR
- a CDS encoding alpha/beta hydrolase; amino-acid sequence: MSAHIEVAERELDGPHGSLRVRTYAPSAATGPGLVWVHGGGFAGGELDMPEGDWVSRSFAERGIAVVSVDYHLAPTSAVRNDLLGLPGRGGVHYPVAHDEIVFAFRWALGSGLADGAWALGGASAGGNLAAGAALRLTHAGGPAPALAVLAYPTLHAVQDAPDAVMRALLDADPESDRFGPDAVLGMYENYLGGPAQGADVYAIPGTASTSELTGFPATIMINDETDELRVSGEAFARALDAAGVEVDVSTEPGTTHGHLNRPELASATASIDRFADRIRRLPHSPVTAPADDETLAH
- the rhaI gene encoding L-rhamnose isomerase; this translates as MTTLTPAILSELEKQSIELPSWAFGNSGTRFKVFGTPGTPRDPWEKIADAAQVNKYTALAPAVALHIPWDLVDSYDDLRKHAEDLGVALGTVNSNTFQDDEYKFGALTHEDAAVRQKAIDHHLACIDVMDATGSRDLKIWLAEGSNYPGQADLRGRQDRLNESLQKIYARLGDDQRLVLEYKFFEPAFYHTDVPDWGTSYAQVSTLGDKAMVCLDTGHHAPGTNIEFIVMQLLRLGKLGSFDFNSRFYADDDLIVGAADPFQLFRILFEVIRGGGLNNPDVAFMLDQCHNVEDKIPGQIRSVLNVQEMTARALLVDKDALTAAQKSGDVLAANAVFMDAFYTDVRPELAAWRESRGLAGDPMAAYAASGYQAKIAADRVGGVQAGWGA
- a CDS encoding L-rhamnose mutarotase; translated protein: MTAATRVCFQLRVRPELLDEYLARHSPVWPEMLAEIAVSGRRNYSLFLGDGGTLVGYYETDDDAAAQDYLARSEIATRWEAEMAQFFVDLEGRPDQAASPLTEVFNLADQLSATTTEVAAATAFDEGSSAS
- a CDS encoding nucleotidyltransferase domain-containing protein, giving the protein MQHQERALAAYVEQVAEDPETLGVVLIGSLARGVEREDSDVDVYLVVTAEAFACSTAVDRWAWIDRQGLDYPGSYIDVKLCDLDYLRTAVLRADDPTRASFAGARVAYSRADEIPDLVAAISVLDDAAWAGRIRSHLAQAHLHGGYFLRQADEHGDLFLLQHASLHLLLAAARAALASAHRLMPGPKYIHKLVREVPSPAEFVVAWDEALEKPGIATANALLAVLDEWLGRGQSRDESLSIFIRDNELAWLRGTVPAEYF
- a CDS encoding carbohydrate ABC transporter permease; translation: MTARRFFSRYVVGIIAILASIIIFIVPFAFIFLTAVKNPAEASLFEFSLPAQGWFLWENIVTVLETRDWMLVTAFINSTVLTVASVAIMVVFAAMVGYILQRRKSRWNHVINVFVLAGLIVPPAVVPTIWVLQGIGLFKTMPGMILIEATFGLSFCILLFRAFISTIPRELDEAAVIDGAGPLRLFFTVVMPLLKPVAITVIVVQSVAVFNDFTGPLYFLPGDANATVQLTLYNFQSQSLSQWNLLFMNILLITIPPLVMYIFFNRQIVAGMTSGAVKG
- a CDS encoding carbohydrate ABC transporter permease, with protein sequence MTAIAAPPAAKAAPRGRKGIRSSYPTWFYIPSAALYIVLFAVPTFASFYFSLTRWSLFDIEFIGFDNYVQFFTEPMLIQGFVNTFVYGFVTSALKVVLGLALALLLTGSILGRGYLRSTIFFPVLVSTVGIGIAFKVLMDPFDGLINQTLATLGIQGPGWLTDPAWALLSVALVDVWKGVGIATLIFIAGLVAIPQEYFEAAKVDGASAWQRFRNITLPLVQPATATVILLSLIGGLRSFELIWAMTKGGPGFTSDVIASVIYKQYQAGFYGLSTAGNVVLFLVVTAIIVPIQYILNKRQVEQ
- a CDS encoding ABC transporter substrate-binding protein, which translates into the protein MNSTRTRRVLLAAVGVAALALPLAACSSGGDGGGEGGTEITFLVPNAGTNVESAEAMIAAFEDENPDITVKVESQPAGTEGDNLMKTKLATGEMSDVFWYNSGSLFQALNPDQNLAPLSDESWVGDMQEGMAAVVSTDNGVYGAPFGATQAGAVVYNKKIYADLGLEIPTSWDEFAANNEAIKAAGIAPVIQTYGDTWTSQLFILGDFGNVLAQDPEWGEEYTAGERKYVDEPASQGFLNQQVGFESDWWNEDFASALYDDGARMVATGEGAHYPILTGIVSTFQQNFPDELENIGVFALPAQKAEDTKLTVWLPNAVYIPKTTEGDKLEAAKKFVAFINSSAGCDVQNTAMVPSGPYAIDSCTLPDDVPGLLKDMQVYFDEGNTNPALEFLSPIKGPNLENITVEVGSGIRPAEDGAALYDEDVKKQAQQLGLDGW